A portion of the Salmo trutta chromosome 1, fSalTru1.1, whole genome shotgun sequence genome contains these proteins:
- the LOC115193910 gene encoding trace amine-associated receptor 1-like translates to MEPGTSLSKADIVENILLCFESVNGSCKMSIFPPTIRVLLYLLLGSMSVLTVCGNLLVIIPIIHFKQLHTPTNYLILSLAVSDLLLGVLVMLPRMVYSLESCWYFGDLLCKIYTSTDIMLSNISILNLCFISFDRYYAVCRPLLYRTKITVHFVLIMMLVIWTGSAIVVFGIVFLELSTLGMEDFYYKNVACEGQCILFQNKASSTVSLVLSFYIPGVGMLSIYLKIFLIAQRQARSIQRTTNQNSVGKSQMKATKTLAIIMGVFLSFWTPFFIINSIDPFISYSTPPVLFETLIWIGYLNSTINPMVYAFFYSWFRRAFRIIISGKIFQPDSSEIQLFSE, encoded by the coding sequence ATGGAACCAGGAACCAGTCTCAGCAAGGCTGATATTGTTGAGAATATACTTCTATGTTTTGAATCAGTGAATGGGTCTTGCAAAATGTCAATCTTCCCTCCAACAATACGAGTATTACTTTATCTCTTACTTGGCTCAATGTCTGTTCTCACAGTGTGTGGCAACCTTCTTGTAATCATCCCCATCATTCACTTCAAACAGCTCCACACaccaaccaactacctcatcctctctctggctgtgtcaGACCTCCTCTTGGGGGTTTTAGTGATGCTTCCCAGAATGGTATATTCACTGGAAAGCTGCTGGTATTTTGGAGATTTACTCTGTAAAATATACACCAGCACTGATATCATGTTGAGCAATATATCCATTCTTAATTTGTGTTTCATTTCTTTTGACCGGTATTATGCAGTGTGTCGCCCTCTCCTTTATAGAACTAAAATAACTGTTCACTTTGTTCTGATTATGATGCTGGTAATTTGGACTGGTTCTGCTATAGTAGTGTTTGGTATAGTATTTCTGGAGCTCAGTACTTTGGGCATGGAGGATTTTTACTATAAAAATGTTGCCTGTGAGGGACAATGTATTTTGTTTCAAAACAAAGCATCGAGTACTGTGTCTTTGGTGCTCTCATTCTACATCCCAGGAGTAGGGATGCTTAGCATCTACCTAAAGATTTTCCTAATAGCACAGAGACAGGCACGCTCAATTCAGCGTACAACCAATCAGAACTCTGTAGGCAAATCACAGATGAAGGCCACCAAAACACTTGCtatcattatgggggtatttctATCATTCTGGACACCCTTTTTTATCATCAACAGCATTGATCCTTTTATTAGTTACTCTACCCCACCCGTTTTGTTTGAAACACTTATATGGATTGGCTATTTGAATTCAACTATTAATCCCATGGTGTATGCTTTCTTTTACAGTTGGTTCAGGAGAGCGTTTAGAATTATAATTTCTGGTAAAATATTTCAACCTGACTCTTCAGAAATACAATTGTTTTCAGAATAA